In Micromonospora sp. WMMD980, the following are encoded in one genomic region:
- a CDS encoding DNA recombination protein RmuC: MSFSTLAVVVLCLAAGGAVGWLAARARSAADVARLEATLAATRAGEGRLEQSMRALSYEATAQSQEAVARAVAPLHDTLRRYEQRVAELEHDRVDAYAELREQVRSMSTVSGELRTETKQLVAALRAPQVRGRWGEHQLRRIVEAAGMLEHCDFDEQVTAATDHQGVRPDLVVRLHGGRTVVVDAKAPFDAYLTAMEARDERGRDTQLDAHARHLRAHVDSLAAKSYWAAFDQTPDFVVLFVPADPFLDVALQRDPALLEHAFARNVVLATPATLVALLRTVAYSWRQEALARNAATVHSLARELYARLSTLGDHVGKLGSSLGGAVTAYNRAVGSLESRVLVSARKLAELGVSGDELPAPAQVELAPRQPQAPELRSET; the protein is encoded by the coding sequence ATGAGCTTCTCGACGCTGGCCGTGGTGGTGCTCTGCCTCGCCGCCGGCGGCGCGGTCGGCTGGCTGGCGGCCCGGGCGCGCTCCGCGGCCGACGTGGCCCGGCTGGAGGCGACGTTGGCGGCCACCCGCGCGGGTGAGGGGCGGCTGGAGCAGTCCATGCGCGCGTTGAGCTACGAGGCGACCGCGCAGTCCCAGGAGGCGGTGGCCCGGGCGGTGGCGCCGCTGCACGACACGCTCCGCCGTTACGAACAACGCGTCGCCGAGCTGGAGCACGACCGGGTCGACGCCTACGCCGAGCTGCGCGAACAGGTCCGTTCGATGAGCACGGTCTCGGGCGAGCTGCGCACCGAGACCAAGCAGCTCGTGGCCGCGTTGCGCGCGCCGCAGGTGCGCGGCCGGTGGGGCGAGCACCAGCTCCGGCGGATCGTCGAGGCGGCCGGCATGCTGGAGCACTGCGACTTCGACGAGCAGGTCACCGCCGCCACCGACCACCAGGGGGTCCGCCCCGACCTGGTGGTGCGGCTGCACGGCGGGCGCACGGTGGTGGTCGACGCGAAGGCGCCGTTCGACGCCTACCTGACCGCGATGGAGGCGCGCGACGAGCGCGGGCGGGACACCCAGCTCGACGCGCACGCCCGGCACCTGCGGGCGCACGTGGACAGCCTGGCCGCCAAGTCCTACTGGGCCGCGTTCGACCAGACCCCCGACTTCGTGGTGCTGTTCGTGCCGGCCGACCCGTTCCTCGACGTGGCGTTGCAGCGCGACCCGGCGCTGCTGGAGCACGCGTTCGCCCGCAACGTGGTGCTCGCCACACCGGCCACGCTGGTGGCGTTGCTGCGCACGGTCGCCTACTCGTGGCGGCAGGAGGCGTTGGCGCGCAACGCCGCCACCGTCCACTCGCTGGCCCGCGAGCTGTACGCGCGGCTCTCCACGTTGGGCGACCACGTGGGCAAGCTGGGCAGTTCGCTGGGCGGGGCGGTGACGGCCTACAACCGGGCGGTGGGTTCGCTGGAGTCCCGGGTGCTGGTGAGCGCCCGCAAGCTGGCCGAGCTGGGCGTCTCCGGTGACGAGTTGCCCGCCCCGGCGCAGGTCGAGCTGGCGCCCCGGCAGCCGCAGGCACCGGAGCTGCGGTCCGAGACCTGA
- a CDS encoding 4-hydroxy-3-methylbut-2-enyl diphosphate reductase, with amino-acid sequence MTDAETTPRTGKRVLLANPRGYCAGVDRAVQTVEEALKLYGAPIYVRKQIVHNKHVVRTLEAKGAIFVEENEEVPEGATVIFSAHGVAPEVHAQAKERSLKAIDATCPLVTKVHHEARRFAQEDYDILLIGHEGHEEVIGTAGEAPAHIQLVDGPDSVDQVTVRDPEKVVWLSQTTLSVDETLETVARLKQRLPLLQSPPSDDICYATSNRQHVVKEIAPECDVVIVVGSRNSSNSVRLVEVALDAGARAGHLVDFAHEIDDAWLAGARTVGLTSGASVPDDLVQDVLAHLAERGFADVEEITTADERLTFSLPQELKRDMKAAAARG; translated from the coding sequence GTGACTGATGCTGAGACGACTCCCCGGACCGGCAAGCGCGTGCTCCTGGCCAACCCCCGCGGCTACTGCGCGGGCGTCGACCGGGCGGTGCAGACCGTCGAGGAGGCGTTGAAGCTCTACGGCGCGCCGATCTACGTCCGCAAGCAGATCGTGCACAACAAGCACGTGGTGCGGACGCTGGAGGCCAAGGGCGCGATCTTCGTGGAGGAGAACGAGGAGGTGCCGGAGGGCGCCACCGTGATCTTCTCCGCCCACGGCGTCGCCCCCGAGGTCCACGCGCAGGCCAAGGAGCGCTCGCTCAAGGCGATCGACGCCACCTGCCCGCTGGTCACCAAGGTGCACCACGAGGCCCGGCGGTTCGCCCAGGAGGACTACGACATCCTGCTGATCGGCCACGAGGGGCACGAGGAGGTCATCGGCACCGCCGGCGAGGCCCCCGCGCACATCCAGCTCGTCGACGGCCCGGACAGCGTCGACCAGGTCACCGTCCGCGACCCGGAGAAGGTGGTCTGGCTCTCCCAGACCACGCTGTCGGTCGACGAGACGCTGGAGACGGTGGCCCGGCTCAAGCAGCGGCTGCCCCTGCTCCAGTCGCCGCCCAGCGACGACATCTGCTACGCGACCTCCAACCGCCAGCACGTGGTGAAGGAGATCGCCCCGGAGTGCGACGTGGTGATCGTCGTCGGCTCGCGCAACTCCTCGAACTCGGTCCGGCTGGTCGAGGTGGCGCTGGACGCCGGCGCCCGCGCCGGCCACCTCGTCGACTTCGCCCACGAGATCGACGACGCCTGGCTGGCGGGCGCCCGCACGGTGGGCCTCACCTCCGGCGCCAGCGTGCCGGACGACCTGGTCCAGGACGTGCTCGCGCACCTGGCCGAGCGGGGCTTCGCCGACGTCGAGGAGATCACCACCGCCGACGAGCGACTGACCTTCTCGCTGCCCCAGGAGCTCAAGCGCGACATGAAGGCCGCCGCGGCCCGCGGCTGA